The genomic DNA GTTGTTGTCTCCATCTCCTTCTGACGACGTTCAACTTTTTCAAATAGAATTGCAGGGTTGAACGATTAATGCCGTACATCTCTGATGCCTGAGTGGTGCTAACTCCCTGTTGTAATATTGCATCCAGGGACATTTTAACCGAGTCTAAACTATACTTTCTGCCCTGTTTTTTTTCCAGCGATTTAAGCAACGCGCCTACGTCAACATCTGTGCGCGGCCGCCTCATATTCGGCCCTTTTTTACATTCGAGGAAATGAGACGCCCAGAGGGCACCGCCATCACCACCCATCAAATTCCCTCTCGACCGAGACCGCGCTCCCGCCCCCCCACCTGCAACGAGGAAACCCAAGCTAGTGTCGGCCGATCATTACACGACCCGTTTAACATTTAACAAACAAAAAACGAAACGTTCGCATAACTGAATTTCAAGTCATTAATGAACGAGTCCCTTCctctaatttaattttacattttaaattcTTAAACCCATGTTAGtgtgatacatttacatatatatatgtcggaatggcGTTGaggatagggttgtcggtgtttgatgagtcttcattgaaagtagccatcgttgcggtgtgacgaagatacgatttattgacacaagTATGGATAACACAGGTTcgacaatctaccacggcggttagacgtccgcgacactagtgacaatggtctcaggttcgataacgaatccgcggtcgacgggatgataaatgaacgtactcacaaaatctaagtcggacgcgtaatattcaccggtcgtaaggggttactcttttcatcgatgagatcgcgagcgagaatgaatttcccgtcccgatgatgccacagaggaaaactataatggggtgtgtctaaggacacgagatcatcggattcgtcgagaaaagccttcgtttaggaagtaagggaaattggcgttgctgctaattggtcaatctccatatcggtggttagaaaaagatgctagccgccctcgagggaaagttgctagtgggagacgccgctcgttgaaaatgGATCTCCcttattttcccgtagttgggacaaagactatTTGTCtatttgaaggactttagctAGCTAAATCTTAAGATCTATAAGGagccctcgggctagctgaacgtgtactgcggagacgcatcgacatctggcaatcatcttactcgaagagtagggtctgcgtgtggcgagctacgggacagagaccgttggaatgtttactgtcgagtgttacaactatttcctttttaaggagagctatagaattactccatgcctttgttagacaaggcgttcatcccttgaccgtggctacgttgggcgacagactgtcgcctcaagccaaagctcaccgtcactaatgtcgaacaattacaattggattgaataactacaatagtttagttacagttatagtagactttagattgcaatgttgcggggctatccgaaggttccggtgtcctttcatctccgacatatatatatatatataaataaataaatcctaTCCTTTTATCAAGCTTATTTCACTCAGATGGAGAGAGCAGCTATGCTTCGATTCAAAGTTTCTTTGAATCGAAGTTTTGCTGCTGGACTACATACATGCATAACGTCTGCACAACATGGTATCATTTCTCGCATAATTTCGTATGGGGAACTCGCCGTACGTGAAACTATGTAAGTATATATCTGGACAACAAACGAGAATTCGAAACGTATGCGCACAAAATTTGAAATCGACTCGCATATCGCGTAAATTCGTCAAAATACCCTGTATTTCgctactacgttataacgaaagaagaataaataaaatataaaaataatacaattgttCAACTTACCAGGATGCTGGGAGGGGTCGTGGGATGGGCCGGCTCTATTGTTATCTTGTTCCATCTCGTTCAAATCATTCATGTCGTCATCCAGCGTCAGATCTTCGACGCTTTCTTCtggatcttcgagatattcagACTTTGGTTCAATGAGATTATCACTTGGTTCGGGCTTTTCTAGCGGCAACTAAGggaaaaaatcattttataagAAACAGTATTTCTCTTTGTATCATTTATCTATTTAAGTATTGtcaaaatacataaaacattatGTGAATTATTAGAATCATGTATCGCACCGTTTCCACTCTATAAGATCAAGTAGATATGACATCAAATAGTAGGATTAAGTACGATATCATTTGCTCTACCAACAAGCGAAAGAAACAGTATCAGTAGACAACAGCTTCCATTAGGCGTTGGTGAACAATTAATATACGATCTCATACGGTAAAAATTCAACGTCGAATTTCACAAGGCTCACCTGTAACATTTCATCGGCAGGTTTCGTCAGCTGCGTCATTAAGGCTGACCTGCCAATGGAATCTGTGGGGTCTGCATGTGATTTTTCATCTGCTACGGGTGCAATTCCAAGCGCAGGGACGCCCATTTGTTGAGGCATGTCACTTGAATTCGAAGCTTCGTGATTTTCTACTGAATTATCATCACCTATACTTTTTCGTctaaatctttttcttttccttgaTGTGGGACTTTGGGAACCTTCCCTGTAAAAATAATGAGAATAATGATTTTATATTCTCAACGAAtgacaaatgaaaaattccaaCGTTCTTACCTAGAGGACAAACCCTTCGGTATTTGAGGACTGGCAGAGTCTTCAGGTAAATCCCCCAGGGAACCTTGCGACACGCCCTGCCTAGGAACTTTGTTCTTTTCTATCGTAAGACCGGAAGACGAAATTGGAATGTCGGGCTGTGATGTTTGCGGAACGACCTTTTGTTGCCTAGAATCCGTCTTACTGCTACCACTTGTTTTACTTTCCGATAGACCTTTAATTTGCAGAGACTCGGCAGCTTTAAGGAGTGCTGCCAATTGGTCTTGGGAGATATTTACTTCTCCCCTGTACATATAGTCCATCattgcttttaattctttaaacTTAACATCTTTGAGTATAAAGACAGGGTGCTTGTCATAATGTTCACTGAGGAGCCCCTATAACGGAAATATTTCCATTAAACCTCTGAATTGcacaaattttatcaaatactttgacttaaatattaatagataataataataaacaagtagATGTCACATTAGCAAATTAACAGTCGAAATTAATGTAGAAAAGTCAAATAATACTAAATAATTGAATTCAATTTCCTAATTCAAAGATGTATTGCTCCTTTATACACCCCTCCTCCCACATCAGGGTAAAATCCCAGGGCAAGTGCCCTGGAAATCAGCCATCTTGCTTTCTCTGTATTGATTACCAGGAGGAACCAGGAGGGGGTTTGGGCTTTCAGTCTCCCTGCCTCTCTGGCTTCTGCCCAGGCCACATTCAACAAGAGCAGCCATCTTGTTTCAATTTGAGGTTCCCCCCTTTTAGCTTGAATTCCAAAATTTCTTACAATTCGAAGTACgatgaataaatgaaaaagatacATCAATACCAAAAAAAGGcctaaattttaaataaccaATGTCTTTGATACTCTCGATCTGATCtcgatcgaattttttttctatttatcaGCAAACTAAATAGCAGTTATACTTCGTATATGAGAATCAATACATAAGGTGTTCAATCTCTTAACAAGAAAAAATTCAAGACCATGAAACaatcttaaatttcaattcaaCCAAGCCTTATTAACCAAGTACGAGTATTGGATGTAATACAATGTAATTGACAAAATacaaacaataataataataataatttaaataataataataaaattaatcgcGTAATGGCAATAATAATGAGATATAAACGATATTGAAAGTAAAATATTCGCAAGATTCACTCACCTCAAAATAAGGACTGCACGCAGACAGAACTACCTTATGGGCTTTCAGGTATTTCCCCTCAGCTGCCAATGTGCAGTCGACAAGCGTCCCGCTTTCGAGAAGCGTGTCGAAGTTCTGGATCAATGTACTCTGATGATTATTCCATCTAAGGCAGAACTGCTGGTCGTCTTCCATTCTTTCTGGCTTCGTTCCCTCGTTACTGAACAAGGAAGGAAATATTCAGGATAATGATGAACCAAATAAATCCGTTTGTCCGTTCAAGATGATCGACCGTGCTTAATGCTATCTAATTATGTTGTGTTGAATTAACACGAACATCGAGGCGGATGATTTGGAAATAAAAGGCGAGACCAATGATATCTATTACTCCGGTTGATATGTGTAACCACGATAAAAGCTCCGCGAGGAAGCAGCAAAGCTTCCAAAATGGCCGTACGGTGCAAGCGCGTCGGTCGAATTGGTCTTCTGGCCTTTTCCTTTGTGCGTGTTCTCATAACGGTAATGGACGATTTGGTGGGGATGATGCAGAAGGACGCGCAAGCACTACGCATGCGCAGCTGCGCCCGACCTGCGCATTTAACTTGCGCACTAGTTCGAGGCCCCTGGAATTCAGGGACGTCTGCTGGATATTCAGTACCCTAACGATAATAtcaaatttcgaaaaaaaCTCCGCATTAAGCCAGTTGTAATGAAAATAACTAATGATACGATGATCGACATAACAAACTGTATATCAGAAGATACTGttagaataaaacttggaaaataaaaaaggctATATTATCCccaatataaatacataaatgcCCTAGTATTagtatcaaaatattttgCGAGCGGCGCTGgtttgtaatttttctatctttattCGTCATGGGACAGCATATCAAAAttgcataccatataaatatataaacatcacTTGGAACAGTAAAGCACACAAAGTTTGATAGGACCACTGAAGAATCACGATAAAGTTTATCTCTCAGGTAAAAAGGGTAACACAATTTATATACATCCCCGAGGTTTACATCACTAACGCGcaataaaatggaaaatcgaTTGCTCTCTTCACATGCGCAACGCGTAAATCTCTCAATGGAGGGGATAACATAATGCATAACATAAGTATACAGATACTTGCGCGTAAAGATTAATACGAAATAAAGGGAAGTGCATTCACCACGGCTTACGTCCGATTGCGTAATCTATTTATATTGTTATCTCGTATTGAATGTTACGTCAGATGACGTCGAGCAACATGTGCGAAACAAAAACAAATTGGCGACAGATAATTTTTCAATCGCGAATCGACTACCAACCGGCGAAAATGAACCATACACTTTCCTCATACCGCCACCAGAAACTAgaagaggagaggagaggaaaCGTGGTTCGCAATATGGCCGCCCGCGAGGTCGCGCCCGGACAAAATGGCGATAGAGGAAAAGTTCACAAGAAGAAACAAGATTTCAGATCGATATCCGCTATTCGAATTTCCCGTTAAAGCATCGTCTGGACGAAAACATCAAAATCGCAAACACTTGCTCCACTGGGAAATTTGTTTTGACCGGTAACTAAGCAAAAACGATGTTTTCTTAAAAGTACGGAGAGGATCCGCCCGCGCCATGTCACCCCACAAGAAGATTTCCCGAAATTTTCTAAAGATTTTCAccgaaatcgaaaataaataattgactacTTGTTATAACACTCACCTAATATGGAATATAAAACAATCTAATATCACAGCAACGGGATGGGTGATAAGTGAAAATAAACTGCGTAAGCGTCCGAACTCGGCGTGCGCCTCAAGCGCTGCCCTTTACAACAATGGCGTAGCCGACTGCCTACTTGGTTGCCTCTATGCCGGCCGTCAGAGAGCGCAGGCTTCTCCGGAAGAGGGaacaagagaagaaaaaacgCGAACGAAACTAACGAGCATGCGCTCTACTCTTACAACCTATCACGATCTTTGCCGTGATTGGAAACTACAGCCAGAGGACGCTAACCGACAGAATACttgctttttttattttcacttaACAGTTTACACAAACATTAGACGTTTGACATAATGTTCAAGCTACCAGGAAAAAATATCACAGATTACAATTCTGTTCTGACAGACATGttcctttttatttgaaaagtCAATGGAAAAATGTTTGACACAATAATACaacaaaattgttttatattaaaacaaaCATCACGGAAATCACACACACTGTTTAAATCTGCAGTGCATAATTTATGTATGACATTATGCAGTTATATCATTTGATATAAAGCAgcaagaaagaaatatatgtCAGTTGCGAATGACTGATCGATAGAAAACGAGATGTGAACGAGATGTTTGAATTAGAAAATTTGCTTAATATATTCAAGTATAATGATTTATTCATCATTAGAACGATAGGAATGACgcgtaattaaaattcatgaaTGAATGATAAAAATCATAAAGTATTTTGTGTGTACGTCATCCGGCCCTGGACCACAACCTAGCACGCGTAACGTAATGGCCGACTTTATACACTTGACCGAGGCAAAATGGCGAAAACCGTACAAAAATACATGAAAAATGATAGCGATTGCATTCGAATTAGCAGATAGTTCATATAAATCGCAAACGAAATATTCCCATCATGATATTCCAAACACCACACACACACTCTTCCAAGATCACGCGTGTATGACGAAGATACTTAGGTACTGCCCATCGGTTTAACAGCGCGACCTGATTTTTTATCAACTTTTTAGGACGATAAACTTGCCcgaaattgaatatacaattGAAACATAAATCAACGGATATGTATACAAATTACTCACCTATATTGGCACAATCTAAATATCACAAGAGGAAAACTTGGAAAAAAACTACACGTCTTGTCCTCAGCGTACACTATCCGAGCGCCGTGGCTTCTTTTTACACAATGGCCGTACTTCTACGCGTAACGATCGACCCGCTCTGCGAGGGGATAGCCGGGATGCTCGGAAACAGTGTGCTTCTTATGGGGAGACGCGGCGCAGAGAATTCAACTCAGTGTTGTGCGCATCAAGCTACGAATAGTGGGGTAAAGAGAACGGCCGGTTAACACAGGACCGTCGAAAGACTCTTAGAACCTTGTGATCACTTTCGTATAAAAAAAGATTGATAAATATAAGCGAAAAAGCTTATCGATCAAATAattgttgattctttttttatagaagaataaatttgaaaatacatGCTCTATGCCGAAATTTTCCATAGATATGATATATAAACGTATAGGAACAGCGAAGTCCTGTAGTAACAACCGTTTGCAACGTTACAATATACGATACGCGTTGAGATTTGACGCAGTGATCATCATTTTCTATTAGATAAacgattttcaaaaaataatgatTAGAGTTAGGATAAAGAAATTGACAAGTTGTAAAGAAGAAAGTTGATACAATCCTGATTTTTGCCGGTTGAACATTATAGCAATTCGTGGTGGTGGAAGGGGTTTGCGTGAAGGTAGTGGGGAGAAAGGCAGATTTCCGTTCAGGGGCGCGTTTACGGCGGCGTAGCGCAGCCGGCGGGAGAGGCGAAAGGCGACGCGGGAGAAGTGGAAAGCCGGGAAGAGTGAGCcgacgaagggaagaatcggGGTCCACAACAAAATCGCTTAATCGCTTTGCGCCACCGTCCGCAACGGAACACGGGTCGTCCGCCGCCATCACGGTGCCCCCTAGTGTGCATTTatgtctttctctttttccatcTTTCTCCGTGATTCGCTACGCCACTTCGTGTCGCGACGTTTTCACGGGCAAACGGAGAGTGACAACTGGCAGTCGTCAGCGCAGTACGTGCTTTACGCGACGACTGACAATAGTCCGTGTGTCATCGCGTGAACACGCGTTTTCTGAAAATTCTTCGTAAGACATCTTTCTGCGCGGAGTTCTCTATACCAAGTGTCATAACTATAGCAAAAGTGAGTGTCTTCTGCGAACCTTGGCACGGAGTTGCCAAACATCAGCCAAACTTTAGTTCCAGTGGTGATATTATTCGCGGGCCAGGTCATGGTAAGGTAAGAGcaattataaatttctatacTACGACCTTTTTTAGCCTGTTCACTCTTATTCATTACATCTCACGATCGCATCTTAATTATTCCTTTTGTTCGAGAACAAACGCATAAATATACACATTAAAATTCTACTAGTTTCATGTCGCTACTTGTTATTCCGACATATCGCGTGTATACATGCGTTACTGAAATGTATTGAAAGATATATTGGCTCTGCGAATAAGAATCTGTAAACGATAGCCGTATAGAGAATTGGGTGTGAAAATTCTGTCGATCTTCCATAAGCGACATTTTATATCGGATATATGGCTCGCGCGTATTGTTTTGACTTTCATCCGCTTCACCTATAGTCCCAAACAGCTGGTCAATTCGGTGTGCGTACTTGTATAGGTGTGCGTGGCAATGATCCACGACGTTTAACGACCTGTCGCATTCGGAAAGACGAATTACACGTCCCTCCACGCGCGCCTCGTGTCTTCTCTCCATGAGGATTTGGAACAGTTGCCGCGTGCACGTTCGAATCGCTGTCGCCGATTACGGTAGGTCACGTGCACGATAACTGTCCAATAATCAACGATTACGTATGCGCAGGAAACACTTATTTAATGTTTGCGCGTACTCTGTAGCCATATACGAAGGAAAACACAACTAGTATCATGTCTTGGTGCAAAATTACTCGTAAAACGTAAATCGTGCACCAATAATTACTTTTCGCAAATCTTTCGCACGAACATTCTTTCCCTATTTCCCTCTGTTCctgtttcatttttcatctttcattaattttatttttcgctTACAGAAAATATTAGGCGTATATTTTCTATGATAGGATACTCTTGGGTAAAGAATATACAGCAGTATTTATTATCCATAATATACCGCACTGTGAGCTTGAAACGATGGTCACATTTCTACGATAATTGTATTCTATAACAACGATACGTTTTTCGTTGACTGTTTCCAATAGATCAAAATAGGCTACGATAAAGGTACGGGGTGAAAGGAAACGTAACTTTACGCATTTATACGAgcagaaattatttaataaatcattgATAAAACAATTGGAAGAATCGTTAATAAGCATGTATAATCATTAGTAAGGTGCA from Bombus huntii isolate Logan2020A chromosome 5, iyBomHunt1.1, whole genome shotgun sequence includes the following:
- the LOC126866181 gene encoding longitudinals lacking protein, isoforms F/I/K/T-like isoform X17; amino-acid sequence: MEDDQQFCLRWNNHQSTLIQNFDTLLESGTLVDCTLAAEGKYLKAHKVVLSACSPYFEGLLSEHYDKHPVFILKDVKFKELKAMMDYMYRGEVNISQDQLAALLKAAESLQIKGLSESKTSGSSKTDSRQQKVVPQTSQPDIPISSSGLTIEKNKVPRQGVSQGSLGDLPEDSASPQIPKGLSSREGSQSPTSRKRKRFRRKSIGDDNSVENHEASNSSDMPQQMGVPALGIAPVADEKSHADPTDSIGRSALMTQLTKPADEMLQLPLEKPEPSDNLIEPKSEYLEDPEESVEDLTLDDDMNDLNEMEQDNNRAGPSHDPSQHPAGIGAWHVTGDRSNAGGVVGSVAGAPGTTDEVFLAAQEAAQAHRDSQGFPHILPPALGQNLDLKSRLETIGKRCLESSKTARRRSAKINVSDKTKPFQCQKCGRGFTLKRNKDRHVNYECGHEPRFQCPYCGLRSKQTSPVYAHIRKKHPEEEVFIFDMKL
- the LOC126866181 gene encoding longitudinals lacking protein-like isoform X18; amino-acid sequence: MEDDQQFCLRWNNHQSTLIQNFDTLLESGTLVDCTLAAEGKYLKAHKVVLSACSPYFEGLLSEHYDKHPVFILKDVKFKELKAMMDYMYRGEVNISQDQLAALLKAAESLQIKGLSESKTSGSSKTDSRQQKVVPQTSQPDIPISSSGLTIEKNKVPRQGVSQGSLGDLPEDSASPQIPKGLSSREGSQSPTSRKRKRFRRKSIGDDNSVENHEASNSSDMPQQMGVPALGIAPVADEKSHADPTDSIGRSALMTQLTKPADEMLQLPLEKPEPSDNLIEPKSEYLEDPEESVEDLTLDDDMNDLNEMEQDNNRAGPSHDPSQHPAGIGAWHVTGDRSNAGGVVGSVAGAPGTTDEVFLAAQEAAQAHRDSQGRPLPSYDNTAVLDNLRADMEYRGRRAAIKHEDGVFWDSGKMSYHCPICNAGYTYKKTLKTHMKYDCGKEPRFKCPYCNKRDKCSSNIYKHIRMRHDGMPVIVHRN
- the LOC126866181 gene encoding zinc finger and BTB domain-containing protein 9-like isoform X5, which gives rise to MHYVIPSIERFTRCACEESNRFSILLRVSDVNLGDVYKLCYPFYLRDKLYRDSSVVLSNFVCFTVPSDVYIFICNEGTKPERMEDDQQFCLRWNNHQSTLIQNFDTLLESGTLVDCTLAAEGKYLKAHKVVLSACSPYFEGLLSEHYDKHPVFILKDVKFKELKAMMDYMYRGEVNISQDQLAALLKAAESLQIKGLSESKTSGSSKTDSRQQKVVPQTSQPDIPISSSGLTIEKNKVPRQGVSQGSLGDLPEDSASPQIPKGLSSREGSQSPTSRKRKRFRRKSIGDDNSVENHEASNSSDMPQQMGVPALGIAPVADEKSHADPTDSIGRSALMTQLTKPADEMLQLPLEKPEPSDNLIEPKSEYLEDPEESVEDLTLDDDMNDLNEMEQDNNRAGPSHDPSQHPAGIGAWHVTGDRSNAGGVVGSVAGAPGTTDEVFLAAQEAAQAHRDSQGDRLDDLLRVAHSRKYARKRDKLYNAFTGKFHCPNCNNGYGRRDTMLGHFRYECGKAPRYKCPYCTMCSKKTSNVYQHIRYIAEWRPNERFVRQVCDNGLDHEKFLSRKTERTLIYRRARRIHRIGFEAMANHLHRMVSKKSTTPCQGSRCSFQRKQTSILNCSFFIWMPSSIIGRVPCLARVANDRTYSHCDRTKKIAIGTHDC
- the LOC126866181 gene encoding zinc finger and BTB domain-containing protein 17-like isoform X2 → MHYVIPSIERFTRCACEESNRFSILLRVSDVNLGDVYKLCYPFYLRDKLYRDSSVVLSNFVCFTVPSDVYIFICNEGTKPERMEDDQQFCLRWNNHQSTLIQNFDTLLESGTLVDCTLAAEGKYLKAHKVVLSACSPYFEGLLSEHYDKHPVFILKDVKFKELKAMMDYMYRGEVNISQDQLAALLKAAESLQIKGLSESKTSGSSKTDSRQQKVVPQTSQPDIPISSSGLTIEKNKVPRQGVSQGSLGDLPEDSASPQIPKGLSSREGSQSPTSRKRKRFRRKSIGDDNSVENHEASNSSDMPQQMGVPALGIAPVADEKSHADPTDSIGRSALMTQLTKPADEMLQLPLEKPEPSDNLIEPKSEYLEDPEESVEDLTLDDDMNDLNEMEQDNNRAGPSHDPSQHPGIGAWHVTGDRSNAGGVVGSVAGAPGTTDEVFLAAQEAAQAHRDSQAFLQMLPLPWIEDKYPERSSRKSKTRFPCPRCRKSYTTKSAVTAHFKYDCGKPPRFECPYCGDRLDDLLRVAHSRKYARKRDKLYNAFTGKFHCPNCNNGYGRRDTMLGHFRYECGKAPRYKCPYCTMCSKKTSNVYQHIRYIAEWRPNERFVRQVCDNGLDHEKFLSRKTERTLIYRRARRIHRIGFEAMANHLHRMVSKKSTTPCQGSRCSFQRKQTSILNCSFFIWMPSSIIGRVPCLARVANDRTYSHCDRTKKIAIGTHDC
- the LOC126866181 gene encoding protein jim lovell-like isoform X15, producing MHYVIPSIERFTRCACEESNRFSILLRVSDVNLGDVYKLCYPFYLRDKLYRDSSVVLSNFVCFTVPSDVYIFICNEGTKPERMEDDQQFCLRWNNHQSTLIQNFDTLLESGTLVDCTLAAEGKYLKAHKVVLSACSPYFEGLLSEHYDKHPVFILKDVKFKELKAMMDYMYRGEVNISQDQLAALLKAAESLQIKGLSESKTSGSSKTDSRQQKVVPQTSQPDIPISSSGLTIEKNKVPRQGVSQGSLGDLPEDSASPQIPKGLSSREGSQSPTSRKRKRFRRKSIGDDNSVENHEASNSSDMPQQMGVPALGIAPVADEKSHADPTDSIGRSALMTQLTKPADEMLQLPLEKPEPSDNLIEPKSEYLEDPEESVEDLTLDDDMNDLNEMEQDNNRAGPSHDPSQHPAGIGAWHVTGDRSNAGGVVGSVAGAPGTTDEVFLAAQEAAQAHRDSQDEPLTFEALVDERDASTSFAVQHVRNVRFPCPNCSSVFNRKNNLQKHLKSGTSGWLQDTVQRDVKTSGISGPQERPISLSKVWEYFQPEEQFIFALKVRVWPITKIRLSVLRLRVKEIFEYTCACTSKASRMQSQRYQFVA
- the LOC126866181 gene encoding zinc finger and BTB domain-containing protein 9-like isoform X3; amino-acid sequence: MHYVIPSIERFTRCACEESNRFSILLRVSDVNLGDVYKLCYPFYLRDKLYRDSSVVLSNFVCFTVPSDVYIFICNEGTKPERMEDDQQFCLRWNNHQSTLIQNFDTLLESGTLVDCTLAAEGKYLKAHKVVLSACSPYFEGLLSEHYDKHPVFILKDVKFKELKAMMDYMYRGEVNISQDQLAALLKAAESLQIKGLSESKTSGSSKTDSRQQKVVPQTSQPDIPISSSGLTIEKNKVPRQGVSQGSLGDLPEDSASPQIPKGLSSREGSQSPTSRKRKRFRRKSIGDDNSVENHEASNSSDMPQQMGVPALGIAPVADEKSHADPTDSIGRSALMTQLTKPADEMLQLPLEKPEPSDNLIEPKSEYLEDPEESVEDLTLDDDMNDLNEMEQDNNRAGPSHDPSQHPAGIGAWHVTGDRSNAGGVVGSVAGAPGTTDEVFLAAQEAAQAHRDSQAFLQMLPLPWIEDKYPERSSRKSKTRFPCPRCRKSYTTKSAVTAHFKYDCGKPPRFECPYCGDRLDDLLRVAHSRKYARKRDKLYNAFTGKFHCPNCNNGYGRRDTMLGHFRYSRMATEREVRSSGLRQRTRSREILITENGANADLSTREKNSSYRLRGHGESSASNGFQKINHAVPGIALFVPTEANLDFKLFFFHLDALVDYWTRALSRASGKRSNIFSLRSHEEDCNRNARLLAYGASANASNDGLYVFL
- the LOC126866181 gene encoding zinc finger and BTB domain-containing protein 17-like isoform X6 — translated: MHYVIPSIERFTRCACEESNRFSILLRVSDVNLGDVYKLCYPFYLRDKLYRDSSVVLSNFVCFTVPSDVYIFICNEGTKPERMEDDQQFCLRWNNHQSTLIQNFDTLLESGTLVDCTLAAEGKYLKAHKVVLSACSPYFEGLLSEHYDKHPVFILKDVKFKELKAMMDYMYRGEVNISQDQLAALLKAAESLQIKGLSESKTSGSSKTDSRQQKVVPQTSQPDIPISSSGLTIEKNKVPRQGVSQGSLGDLPEDSASPQIPKGLSSREGSQSPTSRKRKRFRRKSIGDDNSVENHEASNSSDMPQQMGVPALGIAPVADEKSHADPTDSIGRSALMTQLTKPADEMLQLPLEKPEPSDNLIEPKSEYLEDPEESVEDLTLDDDMNDLNEMEQDNNRAGPSHDPSQHPAGIGAWHVTGDRSNAGGVVGSVAGAPGTTDEVFLAAQEAAQAHRDSQDPMYGQLHSSFIRAEMIARGSMRTEGYQPRRNLANDPKDESFLYMESGCRQELVSSVSRTHWPDSVSVQSSLPRKKFYCPRCNSGYTRLSDMKTHCHFQCGFRQFAASRMLLSAGQRGRLYRSFVPNSNQRYPCGNCTSVFGQKRSLLTHLRYECGQPPRFKCPYCDLISKKTSNVQKHIRRKHEGNAVYVQDIYRLPNLAV
- the LOC126866181 gene encoding longitudinals lacking protein, isoforms N/O/W/X/Y-like isoform X14; the protein is MHYVIPSIERFTRCACEESNRFSILLRVSDVNLGDVYKLCYPFYLRDKLYRDSSVVLSNFVCFTVPSDVYIFICNEGTKPERMEDDQQFCLRWNNHQSTLIQNFDTLLESGTLVDCTLAAEGKYLKAHKVVLSACSPYFEGLLSEHYDKHPVFILKDVKFKELKAMMDYMYRGEVNISQDQLAALLKAAESLQIKGLSESKTSGSSKTDSRQQKVVPQTSQPDIPISSSGLTIEKNKVPRQGVSQGSLGDLPEDSASPQIPKGLSSREGSQSPTSRKRKRFRRKSIGDDNSVENHEASNSSDMPQQMGVPALGIAPVADEKSHADPTDSIGRSALMTQLTKPADEMLQLPLEKPEPSDNLIEPKSEYLEDPEESVEDLTLDDDMNDLNEMEQDNNRAGPSHDPSQHPAGIGAWHVTGDRSNAGGVVGSVAGAPGTTDEVFLAAQEAAQAHRDSQAFLQMLPLPWIEDKYPERSSRKSKTRFPCPRCRKSYTTKSAVTAHFKYDCGKPPRFECPYCGDRLDDLLRVAHSRKYARKRDKLYNAFTGKFHCPNCNNGYGRRDTMLGHFRYECGKAPRYKCPYCTMCSKKTSNVYQHIRCMHPEEPVTLVKLY
- the LOC126866181 gene encoding zinc finger and BTB domain-containing protein 17-like isoform X1, with the protein product MHYVIPSIERFTRCACEESNRFSILLRVSDVNLGDVYKLCYPFYLRDKLYRDSSVVLSNFVCFTVPSDVYIFICNEGTKPERMEDDQQFCLRWNNHQSTLIQNFDTLLESGTLVDCTLAAEGKYLKAHKVVLSACSPYFEGLLSEHYDKHPVFILKDVKFKELKAMMDYMYRGEVNISQDQLAALLKAAESLQIKGLSESKTSGSSKTDSRQQKVVPQTSQPDIPISSSGLTIEKNKVPRQGVSQGSLGDLPEDSASPQIPKGLSSREGSQSPTSRKRKRFRRKSIGDDNSVENHEASNSSDMPQQMGVPALGIAPVADEKSHADPTDSIGRSALMTQLTKPADEMLQLPLEKPEPSDNLIEPKSEYLEDPEESVEDLTLDDDMNDLNEMEQDNNRAGPSHDPSQHPAGIGAWHVTGDRSNAGGVVGSVAGAPGTTDEVFLAAQEAAQAHRDSQAFLQMLPLPWIEDKYPERSSRKSKTRFPCPRCRKSYTTKSAVTAHFKYDCGKPPRFECPYCGDRLDDLLRVAHSRKYARKRDKLYNAFTGKFHCPNCNNGYGRRDTMLGHFRYECGKAPRYKCPYCTMCSKKTSNVYQHIRYIAEWRPNERFVRQVCDNGLDHEKFLSRKTERTLIYRRARRIHRIGFEAMANHLHRMVSKKSTTPCQGSRCSFQRKQTSILNCSFFIWMPSSIIGRVPCLARVANDRTYSHCDRTKKIAIGTHDC